A section of the Cololabis saira isolate AMF1-May2022 chromosome 6, fColSai1.1, whole genome shotgun sequence genome encodes:
- the LOC133446255 gene encoding neurogenic differentiation factor 1-like, whose protein sequence is MTRSVCEEQQGPREPREPREPQGPQGPQGPREPRELSTGLTEPRGPTERQEPRQEPRQEPRQEPRQEPLSPAGRDPESGGAAGALAGEEEEEEEQFHLEEDEEEDDDEEMMEEEEDEEEEGENKPKRRGPKKKKMTKARMQRFKIRRMKANARERNRMHGLNDALESLRKVVPCYSKTQKLSKIETLRLAKNYIWALSEVLRSGKAPDLMSFVQALCKGLSQPTTNLVAGCLQLNPRTFLPEQTPELPAHLPPPSAGSYPGHFYQSPGLTAGLPSPPYGSMDPAQLFHQVKGQPYGPLEPFFDGVLVPDGPAFDPPLSPPLSINGNFSSSFKHEAGAAADYDKSFPFAVHYGGAGGPGLYGGGAGPNTRCGDLQVEQLMGFDGHSHHERMMNAQLNAIFHES, encoded by the exons ATGACCAGGTCCGTGTGCGAGGAACAGCAGGGGCCCCGGGAGCCCCGGGAACCCCGGGAGCCGCAGGGGCCGCAGGGGCCGCAGGGGCCCCGGGAACCCAGGGAGCTCAGCACGGGGCTCACGGAGCCCAGGGGCCCCACGGAGCGCCAGGAGCCCCGCCAGGAGCCCCGCCAGGAGCCCCGCCAGGAGCCCCGCCAGGAGCCGCTTAGCCCCGCCGGCAGGGACCCGGAGAGCGGCGGGGCCGCGGGGGCCCTGgcgggggaggaagaggaggaggaagagcagtTCCAtctggaggaggatgaggaagaggatgatgatgaggagatgatggaggaggaggaggacgaggaggaagaAGGAGAGAACAAACCCAAGAGGAGAGGaccgaagaagaagaagatgacgaAGGCTCGCATGCAGAG GTTCAAGATCCGCCGGATGAAGGCGAACGCCCGGGAGAGGAACCGCATGCACGGCCTGAACGACGCCCTGGAGAGTCTGAGGAAAGTCGTCCCCTGCTACTCCAAAACACAGAAGCTGTCCAAGATCGAGACGCTGCGTCTCGCCAAGAACTACATCTGGGCCCTGAGCGAGGTGCTGCGCTCCGGCAAGGCCCCCGACCTCATGAGCTTCGTCCAGGCGCTCTGCAAAG GTCTGTCCCAGCCCACCACCAACCTGGTAGCCGGCTGCCTCCAGCTGAACCCGCGGACCTTCCTGCCGGAGCAGACGCCGGAGCTGCCGGCCCACCTGCCCCCCCCCAGCGCCGGCTCGTACCCGGGACACTTCTACCAGAGCCCGGGGCTGACGGCCGGCCTGCCCAGCCCGCCCTACGGCTCCATGGACCCGGCCCAGCTCTTCCACCAGGTCAAGGGTCAGCCCTACGGCCCGCTGGAGCCGTTCTTTGACGGCGTGCTGGTGCCGGACGGCCCGGCCTTCGACCCGCCGCTCAGCCCGCCGCTCAGCATCAACGGGAACTTCTCCTCGTCCTTCAAGCACGAGGCCGGCGCCGCGGCCGACTACGACAAGAGCTTCCCCTTCGCCGTGCACTACGGCGGCGCCGGCGGGCCCGGGCTGTACGGCGGCGGCGCGGGGCCCAACACGCGGTGCGGGGACCTGCAGGTGGAGCAGCTCATGGGCTTTGACGGACACTCGCACCACGAGAGGATGATGAACGCTCAGCTCAACGCCATCTTCCACGAGTCCTGA